The following coding sequences are from one Raphanus sativus cultivar WK10039 unplaced genomic scaffold, ASM80110v3 Scaffold3190, whole genome shotgun sequence window:
- the LOC130506394 gene encoding putative F-box protein At1g67623 — MSNFYLESVPPSILHKILSKVATNHIRDFGSARIAFSGFNQIGRDDYFYQSANLFGFNDWIEEVNAVRTFRLRCYQAGNPEAIYLRGMHEFFQLHLLDEGIEKIRLAAERGLELAKFVDGMLNLAFSVDDGGLFHNYPNFSREFVHRMNCMIRTVLPSGHWGYEKPQEFMSLLERIKNLIFSNDCRCSSAIEEPVLWCDRCFWQCEVWDFCNEIHLTAANWPIED; from the coding sequence ATGTCGAACTTCTACTTGGAATCTGTCCCTCCTTCCATCCTCCATAAGATTCTCTCAAAGGTAGCAACAAACCACATCCGGGACTTCGGTAGTGCTAGAATTGCTTTCTCCGGGTTCAATCAAATAGGCAGAGACGACTACTTCTACCAATCTGCTAATCTCTTTGGCTTTAATGATTGGATTGAAGAGGTTAATGCTGTAAGAACATTCCGACTTAGGTGCTACCAAGCCGGTAATCCAGAGGCCATCTACCTACGAGGTATGCATGAGTTCTTTCAACTTCATTTACTTGATGAAGGAATAGAGAAAATCCGTCTTGCTGCTGAGAGAGGATTGGAGTTGGCCAAGTTTGTAGATGGAATGCTGAACTTAGCGTTTAGTGTAGATGATGGAGGGTTGTTTCACAATTATCCTAACTTTAGTCGTGAGTTTGTTCATCGGATGAATTGCATGATCCGGACTGTTCTACCCTCAGGCCATTGGGGTTACGAGAAACCTCAAGAGTTTATGTCACTACTTGAAAGAATAAAGAATCTCATCTTCTCAAATGATTGCCGCTGCTCCTCCGCAATAGAAGAACCGGTGTTGTGGTGCGATCGTTGTTTCTGGCAATGTGAAGTTTGGGACTTCTGCAATGAAATTCACTTGACAGCTGCCAACTGGCCAATTGAAGATTAG